The Candidatus Thiodiazotropha endoloripes genome has a window encoding:
- a CDS encoding YgaP family membrane protein: MNIDRIVLAFAGFAILLSVALSHYHHPYWLFFTAFVGINLLQSAFTGFCPLAMILKKLGRSSGSAF; encoded by the coding sequence ATGAATATCGACCGTATTGTGCTTGCCTTCGCAGGCTTTGCCATCCTATTGAGCGTAGCACTCTCACACTACCATCACCCCTATTGGTTGTTCTTTACCGCCTTTGTCGGCATCAACCTTTTGCAGTCCGCATTCACAGGTTTCTGTCCTCTGGCGATGATCCTGAAAAAACTGGGTCGCAGCAGCGGCTCCGCTTTCTGA